In Streptomyces sp. NBC_00433, a single genomic region encodes these proteins:
- a CDS encoding TerD family protein — protein sequence MTAMTPGSNVPLSVPRVAVEVAAPARLDVSGLLLTADGKVRSDDDFVFYNQPQGGPGVTYRSGGGSGPDAITVDTEAVPAGIEKIVVTASLDGGAAFAGTVPTATVRNADDGSAIATFAPAGLGPETALVVVEVYRRGGAWKVRAVGQGYSNGLAGIATDFGVNVDEPAAPAPQAAQAPQAPQAAPTGPAATHLPPPPPAAPPAQPPAAASAASGRINLDKGRVNLRKNETVSLVKGGKPLLSSVRMGLGWEPAFGGRDIDLDASVIVYGPQRNHLDTCYFGRLTVLNGAIQHSGDNLTGDGSGDDESITVHLGGLPPEATGLLFTVNSYSGQKFNKVAKAYCRLLDAASGEELVRFDLTSGEAKTGVLMAKLVKQFSGEWEMTALGSFVDARTAKSLVKPGAAAL from the coding sequence ATGACCGCAATGACACCTGGCTCGAACGTGCCGCTGTCCGTCCCCCGCGTGGCCGTCGAGGTGGCCGCGCCGGCGCGGCTCGACGTCTCGGGCCTGCTCCTCACCGCCGACGGCAAGGTGCGCTCCGACGACGACTTCGTCTTCTACAACCAGCCGCAGGGCGGCCCGGGGGTGACCTACCGCTCCGGCGGCGGTTCCGGCCCTGACGCCATCACGGTGGACACCGAGGCGGTGCCCGCCGGTATCGAGAAGATCGTGGTGACGGCGAGCCTGGACGGCGGCGCCGCCTTCGCGGGGACGGTGCCGACGGCCACCGTGCGCAATGCCGACGACGGTTCGGCGATCGCCACCTTCGCCCCGGCCGGGCTCGGCCCGGAGACCGCCCTGGTGGTGGTCGAGGTCTACCGCAGGGGCGGCGCCTGGAAGGTCCGCGCGGTCGGGCAGGGCTATTCCAACGGGCTGGCGGGCATCGCCACCGACTTCGGGGTGAATGTCGACGAGCCCGCCGCACCGGCGCCGCAGGCCGCGCAGGCACCCCAGGCGCCGCAGGCCGCGCCGACCGGACCCGCGGCCACCCACCTGCCGCCCCCGCCGCCCGCCGCGCCGCCGGCCCAGCCCCCGGCGGCCGCGTCCGCCGCGTCCGGCCGGATCAACCTGGACAAGGGCCGGGTCAACCTGCGGAAGAACGAGACGGTGTCGCTGGTCAAGGGCGGCAAGCCGCTGCTGTCCTCGGTCCGTATGGGCCTGGGCTGGGAGCCGGCCTTCGGCGGCCGGGACATCGACCTCGACGCGTCGGTCATCGTCTACGGCCCGCAGCGCAACCACCTGGACACCTGCTACTTCGGCCGGCTCACCGTGCTGAACGGCGCGATCCAGCACTCCGGGGACAACCTCACCGGCGACGGCTCGGGCGACGACGAGTCGATCACCGTCCACCTCGGCGGGCTGCCGCCGGAGGCCACCGGCCTGCTCTTCACCGTCAACTCGTATTCGGGGCAGAAGTTCAACAAGGTCGCGAAGGCGTACTGCCGGCTGCTTGACGCCGCTTCCGGCGAGGAGCTGGTGCGCTTCGACCTCACCAGCGGCGAGGCCAAGACGGGTGTGCTGATGGCCAAGCTGGTCAAGCAGTTCTCGGGCGAGTGGGAGATGACCGCGCTCGGTTCGTTCGTGGACGCGCGCACCGCGAAGTCCCTCGTCAAGCCGGGGGCCGCGGCCCTCTGA
- a CDS encoding alpha/beta fold hydrolase, which yields MDPRIVMREAAPGAEGAVLLLHGGAEHGLRRPSWLNPPSRRMRPFVAAVGRGGGLAVAEARYRHRGWNGERADAARDAAEALAALRERTGGLPTVLVGHSMGARAALRIAAEPGVAGVVALAAWCPPEDPVEQLAGVRLVFVHAAADRITSPRESLMTAVRARAAGAQVCRFVVPGGDHAMLRQAGLWHTLTAAAVHGLLGLRPLPPETVSAFALPARSTDGLDVRAVPRAAG from the coding sequence GTGGACCCCCGGATCGTGATGCGCGAGGCGGCGCCGGGCGCCGAGGGCGCCGTGCTGCTGCTGCACGGCGGTGCGGAGCACGGCCTGCGCCGCCCCTCGTGGCTGAATCCGCCGTCGCGGCGGATGCGGCCGTTCGTGGCGGCCGTCGGCAGGGGCGGCGGCCTGGCGGTCGCCGAGGCGCGCTACCGGCACCGCGGCTGGAACGGGGAGCGCGCGGACGCCGCGCGGGACGCCGCCGAGGCGCTGGCCGCGCTGCGGGAGCGCACCGGGGGGCTTCCCACCGTGCTGGTCGGCCATTCGATGGGGGCCAGGGCCGCGCTGCGGATCGCGGCGGAGCCGGGGGTCGCGGGGGTGGTCGCGCTCGCCGCGTGGTGCCCGCCGGAGGACCCGGTCGAGCAGCTGGCCGGTGTGCGGCTGGTGTTCGTGCACGCGGCGGCCGACCGGATCACCTCGCCGCGCGAGTCGCTGATGACGGCGGTACGGGCACGGGCCGCGGGCGCGCAGGTGTGCCGCTTCGTGGTGCCCGGCGGGGACCACGCCATGCTGCGGCAGGCCGGGCTGTGGCACACGCTGACCGCCGCGGCGGTCCACGGCCTGCTCGGTCTGCGCCCGCTGCCGCCGGAGACCGTGTCCGCCTTCGCGCTGCCCGCACGCTCCACCGACGGCCTCGACGTACGGGCCGTCCCCCGGGCGGCCGGGTAA
- a CDS encoding NAD(P)-dependent oxidoreductase — protein MPAPRTILLTGAAGGLGTLMRGLLPSYGYRLRLLDMLPIDGEPDAITADLADRDALRAAVRGVDAVVHLAGISLESTFEKILRANIEGTYNLYEAAREEGVRRIVFASSNHAVGFTPRPQGGDPLIPVGTPRRPDTYYGLSKCFGEDLAQLYADRHGIDTVSIRIGSCFPEPTTVRMLSVWMSPEDGARLLHAALTADVTGHTVVHGSSANTRLWWDLGPARALGYEPQDDSEPFAAALVAAQGELDPADPAHANLGGAFCTDPPIWPY, from the coding sequence ATGCCCGCTCCCCGCACCATTCTGCTCACCGGCGCCGCCGGAGGACTCGGCACCCTCATGCGCGGACTCCTGCCGTCCTACGGCTACCGGCTGCGGCTGCTGGACATGCTGCCGATCGACGGCGAGCCCGACGCGATCACCGCGGACCTCGCCGACCGCGACGCGCTGCGCGCCGCCGTACGCGGGGTCGACGCCGTCGTCCACCTGGCCGGAATCTCGCTGGAGTCCACCTTCGAGAAGATCCTGCGGGCCAACATCGAGGGCACCTACAACCTCTACGAGGCGGCGCGCGAGGAAGGGGTGCGGCGGATCGTCTTCGCGTCCAGCAACCACGCCGTCGGCTTCACCCCGCGCCCGCAGGGCGGCGACCCGCTCATCCCGGTCGGCACCCCGCGCCGCCCCGACACCTACTACGGCCTGTCCAAGTGCTTCGGCGAGGACCTGGCGCAGCTCTACGCCGACCGGCACGGCATCGACACGGTGTCGATCCGGATCGGCTCCTGCTTCCCCGAACCCACCACGGTCCGCATGCTGTCGGTCTGGATGAGCCCCGAGGACGGCGCCCGCCTCCTCCACGCCGCCCTCACCGCCGACGTGACCGGGCACACCGTCGTCCACGGCAGCTCGGCCAACACCCGGCTGTGGTGGGACCTCGGCCCGGCCCGCGCGCTCGGCTACGAGCCCCAGGACGACTCCGAGCCCTTCGCCGCCGCCCTCGTCGCCGCCCAGGGCGAACTCGACCCGGCCGACCCTGCCCACGCCAACCTGGGCGGCGCCTTCTGCACCGACCCGCCGATCTGGCCGTACTGA
- a CDS encoding 5-dehydro-4-deoxyglucarate dehydratase, whose translation MTAPSLAERLDGLLFFPVTAFGPDGGLDLDAFRAHVRAGVDAGAAAVFACCGTGEFHALSPAEFGACVAAAVEETAGRVPVVAGAGYGTALALEYAGIAERAGADGLLAMPPYLVVPDQEGLLRHYSALAAGTALDVIVYQRDNAVFTPATVVELARVPNIIGLKDGHGDLDLMQRIVSAVRTELPGDGFLYFNGLPTAELTGLAYRGLGVTLYSSAVYAFSPEIALAFHRALTTGDDATVDRLIDGFYRPLVNLRNQGRGYAVSLVKAAVRLRGLDVGEVRPPLSEPSPAHIKELAELIERGLALLGER comes from the coding sequence ATGACCGCACCCTCACTCGCCGAGCGTCTCGACGGCCTGCTGTTCTTCCCCGTGACGGCCTTCGGCCCCGACGGCGGTCTCGACCTCGACGCCTTCCGCGCGCACGTGCGCGCGGGGGTGGACGCGGGCGCGGCGGCCGTCTTCGCCTGCTGCGGCACCGGCGAATTCCACGCCCTGTCGCCCGCGGAGTTCGGCGCGTGCGTGGCCGCCGCGGTCGAGGAGACCGCGGGCAGGGTGCCGGTCGTCGCGGGCGCGGGCTACGGCACCGCGCTGGCCCTCGAATACGCCGGCATCGCGGAGCGGGCCGGCGCCGACGGGCTGCTGGCGATGCCGCCGTATCTGGTCGTCCCCGACCAGGAGGGCCTGCTGCGCCACTATTCCGCGCTCGCGGCGGGCACCGCGCTCGACGTCATCGTCTACCAGCGCGACAACGCGGTCTTCACGCCCGCCACCGTCGTCGAACTCGCCAGGGTGCCCAACATCATCGGCCTCAAGGACGGGCACGGCGACCTCGACCTGATGCAGCGCATCGTCAGCGCGGTCCGCACCGAACTGCCCGGCGACGGCTTCCTCTACTTCAACGGCCTGCCCACCGCGGAACTGACCGGGCTCGCCTACCGCGGCCTGGGCGTGACCCTCTACTCCTCGGCCGTCTACGCCTTCTCCCCGGAGATCGCCCTCGCCTTCCACCGGGCGCTGACCACCGGCGACGACGCGACCGTCGACCGGCTGATCGACGGCTTCTACCGCCCGCTGGTCAACCTCCGCAACCAGGGCCGGGGTTACGCCGTGTCGCTGGTCAAGGCGGCAGTGCGGCTGCGCGGCCTGGACGTCGGCGAGGTCCGGCCGCCGCTGTCGGAGCCGTCACCCGCGCACATCAAGGAACTGGCCGAACTGATCGAGCGCGGGCTCGCGTTGCTGGGAGAGCGCTGA